The Impatiens glandulifera unplaced genomic scaffold, dImpGla2.1, whole genome shotgun sequence genome window below encodes:
- the LOC124917840 gene encoding calmodulin-binding protein 60 B-like, producing the protein MPLSLLQRIDGASLLQIAFEQIVRPIVKKEIEQQLKYLNNGKCYSGAAGSSSEPRYLELRFSSNVSETVWTAEPIRGEGNSSILVTLFDVHTGEAVISGPEASAKLEIVILKGSFDRDDWTAEEFSQNIIKEMNEKKILKGNVLLELKGGIGTLGDLSILHDQNGSRLVS; encoded by the exons ATGCCTTTGTCTCTTCTGCAGAGGATCGATGGCGCATCACTTCTGCAGATAGCTTTCGAGCAGATAGTTCGACCAATT GTAAAAAAGGAAATTGAACAGCAGCTCAAATATCTCAACAATGGAAAATG CTATTCTGGTGCTGCTGGCAGCTCTTCTGAACCGAGATACTTGGAATTACGATTCTCATCTAATGTTTCGGAGACTGTATGGACAGCAGAACCCATACGAGGTGAAGGGAACAGCTCCATTTTAGTAACTCTATTTGATGTTCATACTGGCGAAGCTGTCATCTCCGGACCAGAAGCTTCGGCAAAATTGGAAATAGTTATCCTAAAGGGAAGCTTTGACAGAGATGATTGGACAGCAGAAGAGTTCagccaaaatattataaaggaaatgaatgagaaaaaaatCCTCAAGGGAAATGTTCTTCTTGAACTAAAAGGCGGCATAGGAACCTTGGGCGATCTCTCGATCTTGCATGATCAGAATGGAAGCCGGTTAGTAAGCTAA